Proteins encoded within one genomic window of Polaribacter sp. NJDZ03:
- a CDS encoding GIY-YIG nuclease family protein: MAPRTYHNYWVYILTNKERGTLYIGVTGGIDDRMERHITGKGSKFTAKYNLKMLVYYEEFQYVEDAIAREKQLKNWRRQWKINLIEEGNPSWNNLWASLDL; the protein is encoded by the coding sequence ATGGCCCCACGTACTTACCACAACTATTGGGTATATATTCTCACCAATAAAGAACGAGGAACTTTATACATTGGTGTAACAGGAGGTATTGATGATAGAATGGAGCGACATATTACGGGGAAAGGAAGTAAATTTACAGCAAAGTACAACCTGAAAATGTTAGTTTATTATGAAGAATTTCAATATGTTGAGGATGCAATTGCTAGAGAAAAACAGTTAAAAAATTGGCGGCGTCAATGGAAAATAAATTTAATAGAAGAGGGTAATCCTAGTTGGAATAATTTATGGGCGTCTTTAGATTTATAG
- the lipB gene encoding lipoyl(octanoyl) transferase LipB, producing the protein MNRNILLKDLSVKDYKETWDYQTELLQEIVDVKIDNRRNENKYPTKNHFLFVEHPHVYTLGKSGDLSNLLLNERQLAEKEATFYKINRGGDITYHGPGQIVGYPILDLENFFTDIHKYLRFLEEVIILTIAEYGIKAERSPGETGVWLDVGTPFARKICAMGIRSSRWVTMHGFALNANVNLGYFDNIIPCGIKGKAVTSMEAELNRKVDIEEVKSKILKHFKTLFEVEDFIEA; encoded by the coding sequence ATGAACAGAAACATACTATTAAAAGACTTATCTGTAAAAGATTACAAGGAAACTTGGGACTATCAAACTGAACTATTACAAGAAATTGTTGACGTTAAAATTGATAATCGTAGAAATGAGAACAAATACCCTACAAAAAATCACTTTTTATTTGTGGAACATCCACACGTTTACACTTTAGGTAAAAGTGGAGACCTAAGTAACTTACTATTGAATGAAAGACAGTTGGCTGAAAAAGAAGCTACTTTTTATAAAATAAATCGTGGTGGAGATATTACGTATCACGGTCCTGGACAAATTGTTGGATACCCAATTCTAGATTTAGAAAATTTCTTTACAGACATTCATAAATATTTACGCTTTTTAGAAGAAGTTATTATTTTAACCATTGCAGAATATGGTATAAAAGCAGAAAGAAGTCCTGGAGAAACAGGTGTTTGGCTTGATGTTGGCACTCCGTTTGCACGTAAAATTTGCGCAATGGGAATTCGATCTTCTCGTTGGGTTACCATGCATGGTTTTGCCCTGAATGCAAATGTAAATTTGGGTTATTTTGATAATATTATTCCGTGTGGAATTAAGGGAAAAGCAGTTACCTCTATGGAAGCTGAATTAAATAGAAAAGTAGATATCGAGGAAGTAAAATCTAAAATCTTAAAGCATTTTAAAACGCTGTTTGAAGTTGAAGATTTTATTGAGGCTTAG